TTAAGTGACCAGTGAACACCAAATTATCACTGAGATAACAGTTCGTTATACTTTCATTATATCCTCTTTCGTGGACCgacaaaattgacatttttacaagcctccGTCTTTAGAAGGTAGGCAACCGAAAAAAAACCATAGGCAACCGAAAAAAAACCATGggcaaccaaaaaacaaaactggttgcccaaagggcaaatAGTACATTTTACAGGGGAGTGCTTagcattaacataagaaaagaagggaggtctgtatcataacaaagtcaacaccagcctcactttcatttaaggccaggtaactaagcacacacctgtaaagaggtctatttgtGAGAAACtgctccagcctcgcttttattcaatggcctggtaactgagcacagagcTGAAAAATGGTCTCTTTGTCCCAAAAAAGAACAGTCCGCGAACCGTGACCGTAAATATGATACAGCTGGACAGATCGATATACACCCTTCGTTTTAAGATTCCCAATAAAAAAAATCCGACTTTGCTATTATGGTTTTTACCTGGAATAACACACTGCTTCCAGAACCAGTCGTTGCCTTCACAGTCGCGAGGAATCACCTTTGCCGCTGGGTACCTCTTACAAGTGTCATCACCACCACACCAGTAACATTTCATTTCTTTAACACAATCACCACAAGATGAATGTCTCCGCTCACAGGTATCTGCTGGTTCAGACGTAGGACGAACAGTCGTTGGAGATGTAGTGATATTTTTTGTCACTGTAGTTGAGGTTGTAGGGGAGAACGTACGCGTAGCTTGGGTTGTTGAACTGTTATCCGCAGTGATAGCAGTCGTACATGGACAGATCGCGAGCAGAACACAAAGCCCTAGCTTTTCCATAACAACTGGATAGTGATCTTGGCTGAGAGAGAATAACGTTAGAGAAAAATGAAAGCTTTCAAACAGACATCGAAAACTTTGCCGGATGTTtgcaaataattaataatttacgaaaggaaaaagagacaaaGGAGACTGGAACAAAGCTTTAGAAAATCTGCTCTTTTGGTCAGCGGCCTAGCATCCAAATGAAAAAGGTAGGTCATGTATGGGGAATTGTTATGTCCCCAATACACATACACCTTATtttaaaatggccgccatttaaatattcttttgtttttattcaaataagcccttggtgcctcgttcttaagcttaaaattcaaaagaatattttatcttgaacgcggcaacaagggccaatttgtttCCGCGTAAatcagtggccattttggaataaggtgtatacatATGTTCTACAGGTATACGGCGCAATACAGAACATAtcacagctatacacagctaacAGACcaatacacagctatacatagctataTCAGAGcaatacacagctatacagagctatgtACAgatatacagggctatacagagctatacaaaTCTATACAgggctatttaacaattattcaatgagcgcgcgttggatatgagatgatagatagccaacgaggcgcgtagcgccgaattggctataatcatctcatatccaacaagcgcgagtggaataattgttttattcaaaacgcccccaaaatatagaaaactagactacaataaaaataaaaaggcccaaaaaatcacgcatatgcttgccgtgtttgtagatcatgatataatggctcataacccatgatagcttagccaatcaaaactcttgaattgcattatccaatgatccagtttttaataaacacaGATATACaaggctatacagagctatacagggctatacacagctatagaGGGCTATGCACAAtcatacacaggtatacatagatATGCAgggctatacagggctataaacAGCTATACACaactatacagggctatacacagctatacagggctctacacagctatacagggctgtACACAGATGTACAGGgttatacagagctatacacagctacagagctatacacaatTATACAAGCCTTTtcagagctatacacagctatacagggctatacacagctatacagggctgtACACAGATGTACAGGgttatacagagctatacacagctatacagatcTATACACAGTTATACAGAGCTATATACAGTtttacagagctatacagagctataaatatctatacagggctatacacagctatacagagctatacacaggcATAGAGGGCTATATACAGCCATACAGGGCTATAAACAGTTATACAGGGCTATGCACAGCTATACaaagctatacacagctatacatatagtttacgtcatagaaagtgcggcgtacggggttttatgcacgagttg
The sequence above is a segment of the Montipora foliosa isolate CH-2021 chromosome 2, ASM3666993v2, whole genome shotgun sequence genome. Coding sequences within it:
- the LOC137992370 gene encoding pituitary tumor-transforming gene 1 protein-interacting protein-like — protein: MEKLGLCVLLAICPCTTAITADNSSTTQATRTFSPTTSTTVTKNITTSPTTVRPTSEPADTCERRHSSCGDCVKEMKCYWCGGDDTCKRYPAAKVIPRDCEGNDWFWKQCVIPGYILIYVIPSVSFVLLVVLGCCIYCLCCRNRCRKSFRKDDREVQRRREEIKQRYAERRAERKMKTDAIRQKYGLLSNEDDAEVA